A region from the Serinibacter arcticus genome encodes:
- a CDS encoding YbjN domain-containing protein gives MGFFTKPQEGTSAGALAPLTSERIRARLDDRDAQYGVDDDGDIGGYWDGHLFYFFLLGQSSEYLQIRGRWNRAVSIEQLGAVTGLVNAWNAEKLWPKLYARAEDDVVGVYAEHTVDYEHGVSDEQIDLHIACAIATSGQAFDTLDESFPAEAALARAEFERE, from the coding sequence GTGGGTTTCTTCACCAAGCCGCAGGAGGGCACGTCGGCCGGGGCGCTCGCGCCGCTGACGAGCGAGCGGATCAGGGCGCGGCTGGACGACCGCGACGCCCAGTACGGCGTCGACGACGACGGCGACATCGGCGGCTACTGGGACGGTCACCTGTTCTACTTCTTCCTCCTCGGGCAGTCCTCGGAGTACCTGCAGATCCGCGGCCGCTGGAACCGCGCGGTCTCCATCGAGCAGCTCGGCGCGGTGACCGGCCTGGTCAACGCGTGGAACGCCGAGAAGCTGTGGCCCAAGCTCTACGCCCGCGCCGAGGACGACGTGGTCGGCGTCTACGCCGAGCACACCGTCGACTACGAGCACGGCGTCTCCGACGAGCAGATCGACCTCCACATCGCGTGCGCCATCGCGACGTCCGGCCAGGCGTTCGACACCCTCGACGAGTCCTTCCCGGCGGAGGCCGCGCTGGCCCGGGCGGAGTTCGAGCGCGAGTGA
- a CDS encoding zinc-binding dehydrogenase: protein MRAVVVRTQDPDDPGAGVAVVDLEPTAPPAGWVRVRIEAASLNHHDVWSLRGVGLPADRLPMVLGTDATGLLDDGTPVIVHGVIADPAWHGDETLDPRRSLLSEKHPGTLAEEVWVPQHNVLPRHPDLTAEHAACLPTAYLTAYRLLFTAADLRPGQTVLVQGAGGGVATASVLLARAAGLRVWVTSRDAERGAAAVELGAHAAFGAGERLPEQVDAVVETVGEATWPHTLRALRPGGVVAVAGATTGEAPSADLNRLFFRGLRVVGSTMGTYDELARVQQLLVTTGVRPLVDRVVDLDGVPGALADLVAGRVRGKVVVRVS, encoded by the coding sequence ATGCGTGCCGTCGTGGTGAGGACCCAGGATCCGGACGACCCCGGGGCGGGGGTCGCCGTCGTCGACCTCGAACCGACCGCCCCGCCGGCGGGGTGGGTGCGGGTCCGGATCGAGGCAGCGAGCCTCAACCACCACGACGTGTGGTCGCTGCGCGGCGTGGGTCTCCCCGCCGACCGGCTGCCGATGGTGCTGGGCACCGACGCCACGGGGCTGCTCGACGACGGCACCCCCGTGATCGTGCACGGCGTGATCGCCGACCCCGCCTGGCACGGTGACGAGACGCTCGACCCGCGCCGGTCGCTGCTGTCGGAGAAGCATCCAGGCACCCTCGCGGAGGAGGTCTGGGTGCCGCAGCACAACGTGCTGCCCCGCCACCCCGACCTGACCGCCGAGCACGCGGCCTGCCTGCCGACCGCCTACCTGACGGCCTACCGGCTGCTGTTCACGGCGGCCGACCTGCGGCCCGGCCAGACGGTGCTCGTCCAGGGCGCCGGCGGCGGCGTGGCGACGGCGAGCGTCCTGCTGGCCAGGGCCGCCGGCCTGCGCGTGTGGGTGACCTCGCGCGACGCCGAGCGCGGTGCGGCCGCCGTCGAGCTGGGCGCCCACGCCGCCTTCGGGGCGGGGGAGCGGCTCCCGGAGCAGGTGGACGCCGTCGTGGAGACGGTGGGCGAGGCGACGTGGCCTCACACGCTTCGGGCGCTCAGGCCGGGGGGCGTCGTCGCCGTCGCGGGGGCCACGACGGGCGAGGCGCCGAGCGCCGACCTGAATCGCCTGTTCTTCCGCGGCCTCCGGGTGGTCGGCTCGACGATGGGGACCTACGACGAGCTGGCGCGGGTCCAGCAGCTGCTCGTCACGACCGGGGTGCGTCCGCTGGTGGACCGTGTCGTCGACCTCGACGGCGTCCCCGGGGCGCTGGCGGACCTGGTGGCCGGCCGGGTGCGCGGGAAGGTCGTCGTGCGGGTGTCCTGA
- a CDS encoding GlxA family transcriptional regulator: protein MSLLKVRVIALPTVSPFELSAAAEVFGIDRRDTGGPVFDFGVVTPTPGRLSTKVGFDVVVEHGLEDLDGADAVVMAPYAAGTEVPESVLEALRSAHTRGAWIVSLCSGAFALALAGLLDGRRATTHWMYTAALATRHPDVEVDPDVLYVEHDRIITSAGTAASIDACLHLVRSELGASPTASIARRMVVPPHRDGGQAQYIDHPVPECSSDSFAALLEWASENPASDLSVEALARRVLLTPRTFARRFRAETGTTPAAWVGRMRLARAQELLEQGEEGLDEVARLAGFSDAALLRQHFSRTLGLSPRAYRARFRAV from the coding sequence ATGAGCCTGCTCAAGGTGCGCGTGATCGCGCTCCCGACCGTCTCCCCGTTCGAGCTCTCCGCCGCGGCCGAGGTCTTCGGCATCGACCGGAGGGACACCGGCGGACCGGTCTTCGACTTCGGGGTGGTGACGCCGACGCCCGGCCGGCTGTCGACGAAGGTCGGGTTCGACGTCGTGGTCGAGCACGGCCTGGAGGATCTGGACGGGGCGGACGCCGTCGTGATGGCCCCGTACGCGGCGGGCACCGAGGTCCCCGAGTCCGTGCTCGAGGCGCTCCGGTCCGCGCACACCCGCGGCGCCTGGATCGTCAGCCTGTGCAGCGGCGCCTTCGCGCTCGCGCTCGCCGGGCTGCTGGACGGTCGGCGGGCCACCACCCACTGGATGTACACGGCAGCTCTGGCCACCCGCCACCCCGACGTCGAGGTCGACCCCGACGTGCTCTACGTCGAGCACGACCGCATCATCACCTCGGCCGGGACGGCCGCGAGCATCGACGCGTGCCTGCACCTGGTGCGCTCCGAGCTCGGCGCGTCACCGACGGCGAGCATCGCCCGCCGCATGGTCGTCCCGCCGCACCGCGACGGCGGCCAGGCGCAGTACATCGACCACCCGGTGCCGGAGTGCTCCAGCGACAGCTTCGCGGCCCTGCTGGAGTGGGCGAGCGAGAACCCGGCCAGCGACCTCTCGGTGGAGGCGCTGGCCCGCCGCGTGCTCCTGACGCCGCGCACGTTCGCGCGTCGGTTCCGGGCGGAGACCGGCACGACCCCGGCGGCCTGGGTCGGCCGGATGAGGCTCGCGCGGGCGCAGGAGCTCCTCGAGCAGGGGGAGGAGGGCCTGGACGAGGTGGCCAGGCTCGCGGGGTTCAGCGACGCGGCGCTGCTGCGCCAGCACTTCTCCCGCACGCTCGGGCTGTCGCCGCGCGCCTACCGGGCCCGGTTCCGCGCGGTCTGA
- a CDS encoding sigma-70 family RNA polymerase sigma factor, whose product MLTAPDRAAVDLAAVGWWLMNATSHDAGSSNPTDPVTSGNARVEPVAVAAPPVESTPAVEPVEQAATVEPAATEPVEEAEPEDVRETETAAERTLRFETDALPHLDQLYSAALRMTRNPSDAEDLVQEAFAKAYASFHQFRPGTNLKAWLYRILTNTYINSYRKKQREPLQSDSDGVEDWEIARAASHTAIGLRSAEVEALDRLGDSVVRDALAELSDDFRLVVYLADVEGFAYKEIAEIMGTPIGTVMSRLHRGRGQLRTLLADHARDLGMKVPS is encoded by the coding sequence GTGCTGACCGCGCCCGATCGCGCCGCCGTCGACCTCGCGGCCGTAGGCTGGTGGCTGATGAACGCCACCTCGCACGACGCCGGATCCAGCAACCCGACCGACCCCGTCACCTCGGGCAACGCCCGGGTCGAGCCGGTCGCCGTCGCGGCGCCGCCCGTCGAGTCGACCCCCGCCGTCGAGCCGGTCGAACAGGCCGCCACCGTGGAGCCCGCAGCGACCGAACCGGTCGAGGAGGCCGAGCCCGAGGACGTCAGGGAGACGGAGACGGCCGCCGAGCGCACGCTGCGCTTCGAGACGGACGCCCTCCCGCACCTCGACCAGCTCTACAGCGCGGCCCTGCGGATGACGCGCAACCCCTCCGACGCCGAGGACCTGGTCCAGGAGGCGTTCGCCAAGGCGTACGCGTCCTTCCACCAGTTCCGCCCGGGCACGAACCTCAAGGCGTGGTTGTACCGCATCCTCACGAACACGTACATCAACTCCTACCGCAAGAAGCAGCGCGAGCCGCTGCAGTCGGACTCCGACGGCGTCGAGGACTGGGAGATCGCCCGCGCGGCGTCCCACACCGCCATCGGCCTGCGCTCGGCCGAGGTCGAGGCGCTCGACCGGCTGGGCGACTCGGTCGTGCGCGATGCGCTGGCGGAGCTGTCGGACGACTTCCGCCTCGTGGTCTACCTGGCCGACGTCGAGGGCTTCGCCTACAAGGAGATCGCCGAGATCATGGGCACCCCCATCGGGACGGTGATGTCCCGCCTGCACCGCGGCCGGGGCCAGCTGCGGACCCTGCTCGCCGACCACGCCCGCGACCTGGGGATGAAGGTTCCGTCATGA
- the rsrA gene encoding mycothiol system anti-sigma-R factor, whose amino-acid sequence MSDSTASVTDPAGTAADDVAARSAPLSAECRDALEHLAELLDHAMSEPDAEIVRAHIETCEPCLEAADVEEHVRLLVRRACYSKAPDQLRLRIVSQITVRRLG is encoded by the coding sequence ATGAGCGACTCCACCGCCTCCGTCACCGACCCGGCCGGCACCGCGGCCGACGACGTCGCCGCCCGGTCCGCGCCCCTGAGCGCCGAGTGCCGCGACGCGCTCGAGCACCTGGCCGAGCTGCTCGACCACGCGATGTCCGAGCCCGACGCCGAGATCGTCCGGGCGCACATCGAGACGTGCGAGCCGTGCCTCGAGGCGGCCGACGTCGAGGAGCACGTCCGGCTGCTCGTGCGGCGCGCCTGCTACTCCAAGGCGCCCGACCAGCTCCGCCTGCGCATCGTCAGCCAGATCACGGTCCGCCGCCTCGGCTGA
- a CDS encoding 50S ribosomal protein bL37, giving the protein MSKRGRKRKSRKGSAANHGKRPNA; this is encoded by the coding sequence ATGAGCAAGCGCGGACGCAAGCGCAAGTCTCGTAAGGGCAGCGCTGCCAACCACGGCAAGCGCCCCAACGCCTGA
- a CDS encoding HSP90 family protein: MLATIGRSSKRDTENGLGLGRTEYIGQFGIGMLAAFMVADRIEVTSRSAREGSAVVTWRGYDDGTFEISERDDPDGEVPVGTRVVLRARRDAEHWLAEETVTALAEEYGSLLPLDVAVQVLVGGAPLWRRITGDGPPWRRTYPTEAARREALVAYCEKHLGFTPLGHIDLAVPLTGLTGVAFILPSAAPGSSGHRVYLKQMLVGPRVEGLLPEWAFFVRAVVDATELHPTASREQLHTDEVLLATSEALAAQLKEWATRTLGGASGAAPGGLARRFVETHHLALRALALTDADMLDLVARVLPYETTDGGATLAELREADGEIVYTATTQAYRRVASVARAQGLTVVNAGYVYDADLLTQLGRRPGWRVRELATDDLAAILRPLDPSRELAVLDAVAAANAVLAEADCEVLVREFAPEHVPAMLLRDRDGEHQRDLRREVEAADDLWGSVLQGFATPVTSRRLVLNDSAPLVRDLLAAPPGEVSAAGIRSLYLSAVMLAGDGLRPREVEELNDALGALLRAGLGRDDEGRGNA, translated from the coding sequence CTGCTGGCGACCATCGGCCGCAGCTCCAAGCGCGACACGGAGAACGGGCTCGGGCTGGGCAGGACCGAGTACATCGGCCAGTTCGGGATCGGCATGCTGGCGGCCTTCATGGTCGCCGACCGGATCGAGGTGACGTCGCGCTCCGCGCGCGAGGGCTCCGCAGTCGTGACGTGGCGCGGCTACGACGACGGCACGTTCGAGATCAGCGAGCGCGACGACCCCGATGGCGAGGTGCCCGTGGGGACGCGGGTCGTGCTGCGGGCCAGGCGCGACGCCGAGCACTGGCTGGCGGAGGAGACCGTCACGGCGCTCGCGGAGGAGTACGGGTCGCTGCTCCCGCTCGACGTCGCCGTGCAGGTCCTGGTCGGGGGAGCGCCCCTGTGGCGCCGGATCACCGGCGACGGCCCGCCGTGGCGCCGGACCTACCCGACCGAGGCGGCGCGCCGCGAGGCCCTGGTGGCCTACTGCGAGAAGCATCTCGGCTTCACCCCGCTCGGGCACATCGACCTCGCCGTCCCGCTGACCGGGCTGACGGGCGTGGCGTTCATCCTGCCCTCGGCCGCACCCGGTTCGAGCGGGCACCGGGTCTACCTCAAGCAGATGCTGGTCGGCCCCCGCGTGGAGGGGCTGCTGCCGGAGTGGGCGTTCTTCGTGCGCGCCGTGGTCGACGCGACCGAGCTGCACCCGACGGCCTCGCGCGAGCAGCTCCACACGGACGAGGTGCTGCTCGCCACGTCCGAGGCGCTCGCCGCCCAGCTCAAGGAGTGGGCCACCCGGACGCTGGGCGGCGCGTCCGGCGCGGCCCCCGGCGGCCTCGCCCGCCGCTTCGTCGAGACCCACCACCTGGCGCTGCGGGCCCTCGCGCTCACCGACGCCGACATGCTCGACCTGGTCGCGCGCGTCCTGCCGTACGAGACCACCGACGGAGGCGCGACCCTCGCGGAGCTGCGCGAGGCCGACGGCGAGATCGTCTACACCGCGACGACGCAGGCCTATCGCCGCGTCGCCTCGGTGGCCCGGGCCCAGGGGCTCACCGTCGTGAACGCCGGCTACGTCTACGACGCCGACCTGCTGACCCAGCTGGGGCGGCGTCCGGGCTGGCGCGTGCGCGAGCTCGCGACCGACGACCTGGCCGCGATCCTGCGACCGCTGGACCCCTCGCGGGAGCTCGCGGTGCTCGACGCCGTCGCCGCAGCCAACGCGGTGCTGGCCGAGGCCGACTGCGAGGTGCTGGTGCGGGAGTTCGCCCCGGAGCACGTGCCGGCCATGCTGCTGCGCGACCGCGACGGCGAGCACCAGCGCGACCTGCGGCGCGAGGTCGAGGCGGCGGACGACCTGTGGGGGTCGGTGCTGCAGGGCTTCGCGACGCCGGTGACGAGTCGGCGTCTCGTGCTCAACGACTCCGCGCCGCTGGTGCGGGACCTGCTGGCGGCCCCGCCCGGCGAGGTGTCGGCTGCCGGGATCCGCTCGCTCTACCTCTCGGCGGTGATGCTGGCCGGCGACGGCCTGCGCCCGCGCGAGGTCGAGGAGCTCAACGACGCGCTCGGGGCGCTGCTGCGCGCGGGCCTGGGTCGCGACGACGAGGGACGAGGGAACGCATGA